The segment GCCGTGGGCCGGTTTGCGCGCACCAAGGGATTTCCTGACCTGCTCTCCGCCATGGCCCGCCTCCAGCGCGAGAATGTGCCCGTGAGCCTCACACTTGTGGGCGATGGCCGCTGGCGGCTCAAGCTCAAAAGCATGCGCGACCGTATGGGCTTGCAGAATATTGTGCACATGCCCGGTTTTATCCCGCACGATCAAATATGCGGCTACATGCTGGACCACGACATGCTCATCATGCCAAGCGTTGTGCACAGCAACGGCGACCGTGACGGCATCCCCAACGTGATCATGGAAGCGCTGTCGCACCGCATGCCCGTCATTGCCACCGATGTTTGTGGCATCTCCGAGGTTATCATCAACGGAGAAACAGGCATGCTCACACCCCAGCGCGACCCGCACGCGCTGGCCGATGCCGTGCGCCACATGGTTGAAGACCGCGAGCATGCGAGCCGCATGGCCGAGGCAGGGAGGGCCCGGGTGGAAAAGATGTTTGACCGCGAAAACAACATTTCCGCACTGCTGCGCCTGTATGTTGATGAAAGCCGCCAGTACTGGCGTACCACTGGCGGCAGGGGCGACAGCCAAGCTGCTGGCAGCATCCATACCCCCTTGGGTTCGGGAGCGGCAGGTCACGCATGAGCCCGAGGCAGCCGCTCTACCTGGTCGTTAGCCTGGATGTCGAGGAGGAAGGGCTCTTTGGCGGTCAATATGCCCGCCGGGGATTTTCCACCCGCAACACCTCCAGCCTGAAAGACCTGGTGCCCCTGTGCGGCATGGGAATTCGCCCGACCTTGTTTTGCGCCCACAGCGTCCTGGCCGACCCGGCCTCACGCGATACCTTGATCTGGCTGCGCGATGAGCACAAGGCCGAAATAGGCGCGCATCTGCACCACTGGAACACACCGCCGCTGACGCTGGACGGTACGGACCAAAGCCTGTCCGACACGGCGGCCCGGGTTCCCGCCGTCGATGTGCCAGACGCGCTTTTTTCCGCAAAACTTGCTTCGCTCATGGAAGCGGGCAAGGCCCTTAAAGGCCAGCCCATGACGTCTTTCCGCATGGGCAGGTGGGATCTGCACCGTAATCACTGGCCTCTGCTTGCCGCTGCGGGCATTCTTTGTGACGCCTCGGTGCGCCCCCTGCACTGCGCCGAATCGCCCAGACTTGGGCCAGACCACTTTGACGCCCCCGGCAATCCCTACTGGGTGACCACGGGCCAGAACAGAATTTTTGAAGTTCCGCTTACGGTGACGCCGTTGTTGCCGCAGCTTCCGGGGCTCATACGGTCCTTGCCCGCCTCTCTTGCCGCCCGTGCGCGCGCCAGCCTCAAAACATGGGGGGCGCTGGCCCTGTTGCCCGTCTACCACCCCCTGTGGGCCAT is part of the Desulfovibrio sp. genome and harbors:
- a CDS encoding glycosyl transferase family 1, which encodes MSPRQPLYLVVSLDVEEEGLFGGQYARRGFSTRNTSSLKDLVPLCGMGIRPTLFCAHSVLADPASRDTLIWLRDEHKAEIGAHLHHWNTPPLTLDGTDQSLSDTAARVPAVDVPDALFSAKLASLMEAGKALKGQPMTSFRMGRWDLHRNHWPLLAAAGILCDASVRPLHCAESPRLGPDHFDAPGNPYWVTTGQNRIFEVPLTVTPLLPQLPGLIRSLPASLAARARASLKTWGALALLPVYHPLWAMRAVTKLYAARGGRVLSLTWHSSEMMPGCTPHLPDAAAVKKFTAKVGHWLDWLHRNYSVCCLTMDELRRELGSTAPTPEGRGDWTYAEASP